Proteins from a single region of Cryptococcus neoformans var. grubii H99 chromosome 5, complete sequence:
- a CDS encoding ribosome assembly protein 4, variant, with protein MATQLPPPKRQRSAYAQSQMPKVEEPAKDIPSIVVQFKSAEDGSSLGPAINLPADTARDALQMLVNKLRGEAEDPLPYAFHLVPKEPSTSTIPASARVQINNSIQSDALEAKNSTFSPEDVFELWCEPQAVFRVRSVGRCSATLTGHSSPILCCAQSPTGRYAATGSGDANCRVWDMETETPKWTLSGHKGWVLCVEWDSREKILATGGHDGQVRLWNPATGQPYGAPLLGHTKWVTALAFEPLHLVPKSSPGPRIASASKDGTVRVWNTSTRKLEFVLTGHAASVNCLRWGGENVIYTGSSDRTVKIWSGVDGKLIRTLSEHAHWVNTMALSTDFVLRTGPFDHTGKIPTSDEEVKKRAEERYKSVISNQPETLITGSDDHTLYLWPDQASSSFSSTATPKKPLARLTGHQKQVNHVAFSPDGRMIASAGFDNAVKLWEGRTGKFIASLRGHVAAVYRVAWSADSRMLVSASKDTTLKLWNLKTYKIRVDLPGHTDEVYCVDFVADKVVSGGRDKTVKIWRN; from the exons ATGGCTACTCAACTCCCCCCGCCAAAAAGGCAGAGGTCGGCCTATGCGCAGTCCCAAATGCCCAAGGTCGAAGAACCGGCGAAAGACATTCCCTCAATTGTGGTCCAGTTCAAATCGGCAGAAGATGGATCCAGTCTTGGCCCTGCGATCAACTTGCCTGCCGATACCGCCAGGGATGCCTTACAGATGCTTGTAAACAAACTCAGGGGAGAA GCTGAGGATCCTCTGCCGTACGCCTTTCATCTCGTTCCTAAAGAACCTTCAACTTCAACGATTCCGGCATCTGCTCGAGTGCAAATCAATAATTCTATTCAATCTGATGCCCTTGAAGCGAAAAACAGTACTTTCTCTCCGGAAGATGTGTTTGAACTATGGTGTGAGCCACAAGCAGTATTCAGGGTTAGAAGTGTTGGGAGGTGCAGTGCTACATTGACTG GCCATTCATCGCCGATTCTTTGCTGTGCTCAGTCTCCTACTGGTCGGTATGCTGCCACAGGTTCCGGAGACGCCAACTGTCGAGTGTGGGACATGGAGACTGAAACCCCCAAATGGACTCTCTCGGGCCACAAGGGTTGGGTTCTGTGTGTGGAATGGGATTCTCGGGAAAAGATCCTTGCTACAGGTGGACATGACGGGCAAGTGAGGCTCTGGAATCCAGCCACGGGCCAACCTTATGGTGCACCCCTTTTGGGTCATACCAAATGGGTTACAGCGCTGGCTTTCGAgcctctccatctcgtccCCAAGAGTTCGCCTGGGCCCCGTATTGCGTCTGCTTCAAAAGACGGCACTGTCCGAGTTTGGAATACGTCTACCAGAAAGCTGGAGTTTGTTCTTACCGGCCATGCCGCGAGTGTCAACTGCTTAAGATGGGGAGGTGAAAATGTCATATACACGGGAAGCAGTGACAGAACTGTCAAGATTTGGAGTGGCGTTGAT GGCAAGCTTATTAGGACACTGTCTGAACATGCCCACTGGGTTAATACTATGGCACTCAGCACAGATTTTGTCCTGAGAACTGGTCCATTTGATCACACTGGCAAGATCCCTACcagtgatgaagaag TCAAGAAGCGCGCGGAGGAGCGATACAAATCCGTTATATCCAACCAGCCCGAGACGCTTATTACTGGTTCTGACGATCACACCCTTTATCTCTGGCCTGACCAGgcttcctcgtccttctcatccACTGCTACACCCAAGAAACCTCTCGCTCGGCTGACAGGTCATCAAAAACAAGTTAATCATGTTGCATTCTCTCCTGACGGCCGAATGATTGCCAGCGCAGGTTTTGATAATGCCGTCAAGCTTTGGGAAGGACGGACAGGGAAGTTTATTGCAAGTCTTAGAGGACACGTGGCAGCGGTATACAGGGTTGCTTGGTCGGCGGACTCGAGGATGTTGGTTAGTGCAAGCAAGGACACAACGCTCAAA TTGTGGAACCTCAAAACTTATAAGATCCGCGTTGACCTTCCCGGCCATACTGACGAAGTGTACTGTGTAGATTTTGTTGCAGACAAAGTCGTCAGCGGTGGCAGAGATAAGACTGTGAAGAT TTGGAGGAACTAA
- a CDS encoding translation initiation factor 5A — protein MAEEEHHETFEATGAGASKTFPMQCSALRKNGHVVIKGRPCKIVDMSTSKTGKHGHAKVHLVAIDIFTGKKLEDISPSTHNMDVPNVRRQEFQLLDIQDGFLNLMDSDGGSKDDVKVPETEIGQQITADFEAGKDLMVTIISAMDEEQAISYKEAPAN, from the exons ATGGCTGAGGAGGAGCACCACGAGACTTTCGAGGCCACCGGTGCCGGGGCTTCCAAGACCTTCCC TATGCAGTGTTCCGCTCTCAGGAAGAACGGTCACGTTGTCATCAAGGGCAGGCCTTGCAAGATCGTTGACATGTCCACTTCCAAGACTGGTAAGCACGGTCACGCCAAGGTCCACCTTGTCGCCATCGAC ATTTTCACCGGCAAGAAGCTCGAAGACATTTCCCCCTCCACCCACAACATGGACGTCCCCAACGTCAGGAGGCAGGAATTCCAGCTCCTTGATATCCAGGACGGTTTCCTCAACTTGATGGACTCTGACGGTGGTTCCAAGGACGATGTCAAGGTCCCCGAGACCGAGATCGGTCAGCAGATCACCGCCGACTTCGAGGCTGGCAAGGACCTCATGGTCACCATTATCTCCGCCATGG ACGAGGAACAGGCCATCTCCTACAAGGAGGCTCCCGCCAACTAA
- a CDS encoding vacuolar protein sorting 26, variant 1: MAPFFTFSSVPVEIEIKLQGEEGRRQVEVKGEKDQRELCAVYYDGESVSGQVNVRVKDGKKYQHDGIRIELIGSIELFYDRGNHYEFVSLSQELAAAGELRHAEKYDFIFKNVEKQYESYAGINVKLRYYLRVSINRISKEKEFWVHSYRMPPEANSGIRMEVGIEDCLHIEFEYNKAKYHLKDVIVGKIYFLLVRIKIKHMELSIIRRETTGSPPNQYNESETITKFEIMDGAPVRGETIPIRLFLGGFELTPTFRDVNKKFSTRYYLNLVLIDEENRRYFKQQEITIFRIPEN, encoded by the exons ATGGCAcctttcttcaccttctcctccgtCCCGGTCGAAATTGAGATTAAGCTACAGGGCGAAGAGGGTCGCAGGCAAGTGGAAGTCAAAGGTGAGAAGGATCAGCGGGAGTTGTGTGCGGTCTATTACGACGGTGAAAGTGTCAGCGGACAAGTAAACGTCCGAGTCAAGGATGGCAAGAAGTATCAGCATGATGGCATCAGGATTGAATTGATCGGCAGCATAG AACTCTTCTATGATAGAGGAAACCACTACGAATTCGTATCCCTCTCTCAAGAGCTAGCCGCCGCTGGAGAGCTTCGCCATGCTGAGAAATACgacttcatcttcaaaaaTGTGGAGAAACAGTACGAGTCGTATGCAGGCATAAACGTCAAATTACG ATATTATCTACGAGTGTCAATCAATCGTATCAGTAAGGAGAAAGAATTTTGGGTACATTCATACCGAATGCCCCCAGAAGCCAATTCTGGTATTCGGATGGAAGTCGGGATCGAGGATTGCCTTCATATTGAGTTCGAGTACAATAAGGCCAA GTATCATCTCAAAGATGTTATTGTCGGGAAGATATATTTTCTGCTCGTTCGTATCAAAATCAAACATATGGAGTTATCTATCATCCGCCGCGAGACTACAGGCTCACCTCCGAATCAATACAATGAATCCGAAACCATTACGAAATTTGAAATCATGGATGGTGCACCGGTTCGAGGAGAAACGATCCCTATCAGGCTCTTCTTGGGCGGCTTTGAATTAACACCCACCTTCAGGGATGTGAACAAGAAGTTCTCGACTAGATACTACCTCAACCTAGTCTTGATCGATGAAGAAAACAGAAGGTATTTTAAACAACAAGAAATCACGATCTTCAGGATACC GGAGAACTAA